The proteins below are encoded in one region of Sandaracinaceae bacterium:
- a CDS encoding hydrogenase maturation protease yields MIRVIGLGSEMARDDGAALEAARRLSSDVDVEVLLAGRPGAGLLDLFDARRPTVLLDVVRTGAPPGAIVELPLAELTHATIDGKPLSSHGLGVAQSLRLAEALGRELPIGIFLGIGGARFDPGDALTPEVEARVDDLVAAARGAIAALRGHDA; encoded by the coding sequence GTGATCCGCGTGATCGGCCTGGGCAGCGAGATGGCGCGCGACGACGGCGCGGCGCTCGAGGCGGCGCGGCGGCTGTCGTCCGACGTGGACGTCGAGGTCCTGCTCGCCGGGCGGCCGGGCGCAGGCCTGCTCGATCTCTTCGACGCGCGACGCCCCACCGTGCTGCTCGATGTGGTGCGCACGGGCGCGCCGCCGGGGGCCATCGTGGAGCTCCCCCTCGCCGAGCTGACGCACGCGACGATCGACGGCAAGCCGCTCTCCTCGCACGGGCTCGGCGTCGCGCAGAGCCTGCGGCTGGCCGAGGCGCTCGGCCGCGAGCTGCCGATCGGGATCTTCCTCGGGATCGGGGGGGCGCGCTTCGACCCGGGCGACGCCCTGACGCCCGAGGTGGAGGCGCGGGTCGACGACCTGGTCGCCGCCGCCCGCGGGGCGATCGCGGCGCTGAGAGGACACGATGCATGA
- a CDS encoding Ni/Fe hydrogenase subunit alpha — MSDVEERTYRVDLMTRVEGEGRFVLSMKDGQVVDAALSIFEAPRFFEAFLRGRGAEETIDIVARICGICPVAYQVSASRALEQAFGVTLTEPVRALRRLLYCGEWIESHALHVFMLHAPDFLGYPSAVEMAADHRAVVEQGLRLKKAGNAILEQLGGRATHPVSPRIGGFHRAPRKGELAALREQIARGLDECLETVRWAAGLDAPDFTQPYVFVALDDTRYPLESGDRILVSDRDPVSVDDWGETIDEHQVPHSNALQARLPGGVAYLSGPMARLHFHAERLHPVAAEVMREVGLGRSEQNPYRSIVVRAVEMAHAFAEARDILDAYIEPEPPFVKSAPRAGVGFGASEAPRGLLWHRYEVDAEGLIRDARIVPPTSQNQARIEEDLRGLGPTLAAMPHADATHLCEQLIRAYDPCISCATHFLDLRIEEGA; from the coding sequence ATGAGTGACGTCGAGGAGCGCACCTACCGGGTCGATCTGATGACCCGAGTGGAGGGCGAGGGCCGCTTCGTCCTGTCCATGAAGGACGGGCAGGTGGTCGACGCCGCGCTCTCGATCTTCGAGGCGCCCCGCTTCTTCGAGGCGTTCCTGCGCGGGCGCGGGGCCGAGGAGACCATCGACATCGTCGCGCGCATCTGCGGCATCTGCCCCGTCGCCTACCAGGTCAGCGCGAGCCGCGCGCTCGAGCAGGCCTTCGGCGTGACGCTGACCGAGCCCGTCCGGGCGCTGCGCCGTCTGCTCTATTGCGGGGAGTGGATCGAGAGCCACGCCCTGCACGTCTTCATGCTCCACGCGCCGGACTTCCTCGGCTACCCGAGCGCGGTGGAGATGGCCGCCGATCACCGCGCCGTGGTGGAGCAGGGGCTGCGCCTGAAGAAAGCGGGCAACGCGATCCTCGAGCAGCTCGGCGGCCGCGCCACGCACCCCGTCTCGCCGCGGATCGGCGGCTTCCACCGGGCGCCGCGCAAGGGCGAGCTGGCGGCGCTGCGCGAGCAGATCGCGCGGGGGCTCGACGAGTGCCTCGAGACGGTGCGCTGGGCCGCGGGGCTGGACGCGCCCGACTTCACGCAGCCCTACGTCTTCGTGGCCCTCGACGACACGCGCTACCCGCTCGAGAGCGGCGACCGGATCCTCGTGTCCGACCGAGACCCCGTGTCCGTCGACGACTGGGGCGAGACCATCGACGAGCACCAGGTGCCGCACTCGAACGCGCTCCAGGCGCGGCTGCCAGGCGGGGTCGCCTACCTCAGCGGCCCCATGGCGCGCTTGCACTTTCACGCCGAGCGTCTGCACCCGGTCGCGGCCGAGGTGATGCGGGAGGTCGGCCTGGGTCGGAGCGAGCAGAACCCGTATCGGTCCATCGTCGTGCGCGCGGTGGAGATGGCGCACGCGTTCGCGGAGGCGCGCGACATCCTCGACGCGTACATCGAGCCCGAGCCGCCGTTCGTGAAGAGCGCGCCGCGCGCGGGGGTCGGGTTCGGCGCCTCCGAGGCGCCGCGCGGGCTGCTCTGGCACCGCTACGAGGTGGACGCAGAGGGCCTGATCCGCGACGCGCGCATCGTGCCGCCGACGAGCCAGAACCAGGCGCGGATCGAGGAGGACCTGCGCGGGCTCGGGCCCACCCTCGCGGCGATGCCGCACGCGGACGCGACGCACCTGTGCGAGCAGCTCATCCGCGCGTACGACCCGTGCATCTCGTGCGCGACGCATTTCCTGGATCTCCGCATCGAGGAGGGCGCGTGA
- a CDS encoding oxidoreductase — translation MTEKRRPRLGVFKLASCDGCQLQLLGLEDELLPLAGAIDIVYFAEATSRADDGGRFDLTLVEGSVSTPEQREAIETIRARSDVLVTIGACATAGGIQALRNGRDVEAFLRIVYATPRYVDTLATSTPIAEHVKVDYALRGCPIDKGQLLELITAFLVKRAPRIRDESVCMECKRRGNVCVLVVRDEPCLGPVTHAGCGALCPSYARGCYGCFGPKERAATGPLAARLREDGMSEDQLARAFRSFNGWAPAFREESDKHE, via the coding sequence ATGACCGAGAAACGGCGCCCTCGCCTCGGCGTCTTCAAGCTCGCGTCCTGCGACGGCTGCCAGCTGCAGCTCCTCGGGCTCGAGGACGAGCTGCTCCCGCTCGCGGGGGCGATCGACATCGTCTACTTCGCGGAGGCCACGAGCCGCGCCGACGACGGCGGCCGCTTCGACCTGACCCTGGTGGAGGGCAGCGTCTCGACGCCCGAGCAGCGCGAGGCCATCGAGACCATCCGCGCGCGGAGCGACGTGCTCGTCACCATCGGCGCCTGCGCGACGGCCGGCGGCATCCAGGCGCTCCGCAACGGCCGCGACGTCGAGGCGTTCCTCCGGATCGTCTATGCCACCCCCCGCTACGTCGACACCCTGGCCACGAGCACGCCGATCGCCGAGCACGTGAAGGTCGACTACGCGCTCCGCGGCTGCCCCATCGACAAGGGCCAGCTGCTCGAGCTGATCACCGCCTTCCTCGTGAAGCGCGCGCCGCGCATCCGGGACGAGAGCGTGTGCATGGAGTGCAAGCGGCGCGGCAACGTCTGCGTCCTCGTGGTGCGCGACGAGCCCTGCCTCGGCCCCGTCACGCACGCCGGCTGCGGGGCCCTCTGCCCGAGCTACGCGCGGGGCTGCTACGGCTGCTTCGGGCCGAAGGAGCGCGCGGCGACCGGACCGCTCGCGGCGCGCCTCCGCGAGGACGGCATGAGCGAGGACCAGCTCGCCCGCGCGTTCCGCAGCTTCAACGGGTGGGCGCCCGCGTTCCGGGAGGAGAGCGACAAGCATGAGTGA
- a CDS encoding 4Fe-4S dicluster domain-containing protein yields MRLLPLEDASELPRGWTDAQGPGRYRLSREGDATFDGWVVGPDSLKQTLFPSREVLYQAERREDGKLGFAPVAPAPSPKAFLGVRACDLAAARVQRSILEGGPHRDARHARRSEDTLVVAVHCTEPGALCFCASTETGPRVTEGADLALAERGEELLVEAHTDAGRAILDALDTREASDADEAWLDDAMVASAGKMGRHMRTEGLPAALFGRLDHPRWDEVADRCLACGNCTSVCPTCFCTTTTDDSDLDGSRGERERLWASCFDEDHAYIHGGTFRPTTKDRYRQWLTHKVGGWVSQTGTSGCVGCGRCIAWCPVGIDLTEEIDALWDGEGSAVLPPPRVTPDHAHEDLVPREATVRSVTRESADVVTLRLDAAPAFAPGQFSQLALPGIGEVPISIAGDEGGLEHTIRAVGATTTALCAITAGQQVGFRGPYGRGWPLAELAGAPVVVIAGGIGLAPLRAAIRHMLADRARFPEVHLVYGARTPDDVLYGEELARWEGAGLKLHVTVDQAPPEWTGNVGVVTRLLDRGSVPEGASAMMCGPEIMMVHAAQALGALGVDDAHTWLTMERHMECATGSCGRCQYGPFFVCTDGPVFSLDQVRFLFGREGF; encoded by the coding sequence GTGCGCCTGCTGCCTCTCGAGGACGCGAGCGAGCTGCCGCGCGGGTGGACGGACGCGCAGGGCCCCGGGCGCTACCGGCTGAGCCGCGAGGGGGACGCGACCTTCGACGGCTGGGTGGTCGGCCCCGACTCGCTCAAGCAGACCCTCTTCCCCTCGCGCGAGGTCCTCTACCAGGCCGAGCGGCGAGAGGACGGCAAGCTCGGGTTCGCGCCCGTCGCGCCCGCGCCCTCGCCCAAGGCGTTCCTCGGCGTGCGCGCCTGCGATCTCGCGGCCGCGCGCGTGCAGCGCAGCATCCTCGAGGGCGGCCCGCACCGCGACGCCCGCCACGCGCGCCGGTCCGAGGACACGCTGGTGGTGGCCGTGCACTGCACCGAGCCGGGCGCGCTCTGCTTCTGCGCCTCCACCGAGACCGGCCCGCGCGTGACCGAGGGCGCCGACCTCGCGCTGGCCGAGCGGGGAGAGGAGCTCCTGGTCGAGGCGCACACCGACGCCGGGCGCGCGATCCTCGACGCTCTCGACACCCGCGAGGCGAGCGACGCGGACGAGGCGTGGCTCGACGACGCGATGGTGGCCTCGGCGGGGAAGATGGGTCGGCACATGCGCACCGAGGGGTTGCCCGCCGCGCTCTTCGGACGGCTCGATCACCCCCGCTGGGACGAGGTCGCCGATCGCTGCCTGGCCTGCGGCAACTGCACGAGCGTCTGCCCCACCTGCTTCTGCACCACCACCACCGACGACTCCGACCTCGACGGCTCGCGCGGCGAGCGGGAGCGCCTCTGGGCGTCGTGCTTCGACGAGGACCACGCCTACATCCACGGCGGCACCTTTCGACCGACCACCAAGGACCGCTACCGCCAGTGGCTCACCCACAAGGTCGGCGGCTGGGTCTCGCAGACGGGCACGAGCGGCTGCGTGGGCTGTGGCCGGTGCATCGCCTGGTGCCCGGTCGGCATCGACCTGACCGAAGAGATCGACGCCCTCTGGGACGGCGAGGGAAGCGCCGTCCTGCCGCCGCCCCGGGTCACCCCGGACCACGCGCACGAAGACCTCGTGCCGCGCGAAGCGACCGTCCGCTCGGTCACCCGCGAGAGCGCCGACGTCGTCACGCTGCGGCTCGACGCGGCGCCGGCCTTCGCGCCCGGGCAGTTCTCGCAGCTCGCCTTGCCCGGGATCGGCGAGGTGCCGATCTCGATCGCGGGCGACGAGGGGGGGCTCGAGCACACCATCCGCGCGGTCGGCGCCACCACCACCGCGCTCTGTGCGATCACCGCCGGCCAGCAGGTCGGGTTTCGCGGGCCCTACGGACGGGGTTGGCCGCTCGCGGAGCTGGCGGGCGCGCCGGTCGTCGTGATCGCGGGCGGGATCGGCCTGGCCCCGCTGCGCGCGGCCATCCGGCACATGCTCGCCGACCGCGCGCGCTTCCCAGAGGTGCACCTCGTCTACGGCGCGCGCACGCCGGACGACGTGCTCTATGGCGAGGAGCTCGCCCGCTGGGAGGGCGCGGGGCTGAAGCTCCACGTCACGGTGGACCAGGCGCCGCCCGAGTGGACGGGGAACGTGGGCGTGGTCACGCGGCTGCTGGACCGCGGGTCGGTGCCGGAGGGGGCGTCGGCGATGATGTGCGGGCCCGAGATCATGATGGTGCACGCGGCGCAGGCGCTCGGCGCGCTCGGGGTCGACGACGCGCACACGTGGCTGACGATGGAGCGACACATGGAGTGCGCGACCGGCTCGTGCGGCCGCTGCCAGTACGGGCCCTTCTTCGTCTGCACTGACGGGCCGGTCTTCTCGCTCGATCAGGTGCGCTTCCTCTTCGGGCGGGAGGGCTTCTAG